In the genome of Rhizobium rhizogenes, one region contains:
- the dapF gene encoding diaminopimelate epimerase, which yields MADTVEFAKMNGLGNKILVIDMRGRKDMVTPAAAIALNADAATQFDQIMAIHDPRVSGTDAFIDILNCDGTKAQACGNGTRCVVQALASETGKTSFTFQTVAGILNAVEHEDGMISVDMGLPRFRWSDIPLSEEFHDTSRIELQIGPIDAPILHSPAVMSMGNPHAIFWVDRDPMEFDLERFGPLLENHPMFPEKANITLAQVISDSALRTRTWERGAGLTLACGSAACASAVSAARTGRTGRKVTIDVASSPIRVPLTIDWREDNHVIMTGPAEWEWSGSVDPVTGAWARDAVERGAV from the coding sequence ATGGCGGATACGGTCGAATTTGCGAAGATGAACGGGCTTGGCAACAAGATCCTCGTTATCGACATGCGCGGCCGTAAGGATATGGTCACGCCGGCGGCGGCGATTGCGCTGAACGCCGATGCTGCCACACAGTTCGACCAGATCATGGCCATCCACGATCCGCGTGTCAGTGGCACGGATGCCTTTATCGACATCCTCAATTGTGATGGCACGAAGGCGCAGGCCTGCGGCAATGGCACACGCTGCGTGGTGCAGGCGCTGGCTTCCGAAACCGGCAAGACCAGCTTCACCTTCCAGACGGTGGCGGGCATTCTGAATGCCGTCGAGCATGAAGACGGCATGATATCGGTCGATATGGGCCTGCCGCGTTTCCGCTGGAGCGATATTCCGCTTTCGGAGGAATTCCACGATACCAGCCGCATCGAATTGCAGATCGGGCCGATCGATGCACCGATCCTGCATTCGCCCGCCGTCATGTCCATGGGCAACCCGCATGCGATTTTCTGGGTGGACCGCGATCCGATGGAGTTCGATCTCGAACGTTTCGGACCTCTGCTCGAAAATCACCCGATGTTTCCGGAAAAGGCCAATATCACGCTGGCGCAGGTGATTTCCGACAGCGCGCTGCGCACCCGCACCTGGGAACGCGGCGCCGGGCTGACGCTCGCCTGCGGTTCTGCCGCCTGCGCTTCAGCCGTTTCCGCCGCCCGCACGGGGCGTACAGGCCGGAAGGTCACGATCGATGTCGCCTCCAGCCCCATCCGTGTGCCGCTGACCATCGACTGGCGCGAGGACAATCACGTCATCATGACCGGCCCGGCCGAATGGGAATGGTCGGGTTCCGTCGATCCAGTCACCGGCGCCTGGGCGCGCGATGCGGTCGAGCGGGGGGCCGTATGA
- the rimM gene encoding ribosome maturation factor RimM (Essential for efficient processing of 16S rRNA): MAKLENPVLMAKIGGAQGLRGEVRVSTYTGDPLALGDYGNLVTADGRVFEILELREGKNVVVVRFRGINDRNAAESLNGLELFIERDNLPDDELDDDEFYYADLEGLEAVDAEGKSYGAVSAVYDFGAGDLLELKGAGRRPALIPFSEAAVLEIDLEAGRILIDPMAAGLIDNPDDKDETGVSPFGKK; this comes from the coding sequence ATGGCAAAGCTGGAAAACCCGGTACTCATGGCAAAAATCGGCGGCGCGCAGGGCCTGCGCGGCGAAGTCCGTGTCAGCACCTATACGGGCGATCCCCTGGCGCTCGGCGACTATGGCAATCTTGTCACTGCCGATGGCCGGGTCTTCGAAATTCTGGAATTGCGCGAAGGCAAGAATGTCGTCGTCGTCCGTTTCCGGGGCATCAATGACCGCAATGCGGCCGAGAGCCTGAACGGGCTGGAACTCTTCATCGAACGCGACAATCTGCCGGATGACGAACTTGACGATGACGAGTTTTATTATGCCGATCTGGAAGGGCTGGAAGCCGTTGACGCCGAGGGCAAAAGCTACGGTGCCGTCAGCGCCGTCTATGATTTCGGCGCCGGCGATCTGCTGGAACTGAAAGGTGCCGGCCGTCGTCCCGCCCTCATCCCCTTTTCGGAGGCGGCCGTGCTTGAGATCGATCTGGAAGCCGGGCGCATTCTCATCGATCCGATGGCCGCCGGCCTGATCGACAATCCCGACGACAAGGACGAAACCGGCGTATCGCCGTTCGGCAAGAAATAA
- a CDS encoding MBL fold metallo-hydrolase has protein sequence MKRRNFFRFSALGLLALAGGGLYARRSNASAYYSGPISDHFDGVRFFNPGGSPPGNFMGLLKWRFNGERATWPESYPSPFPFAKPEARIEGRDMRVTFVGHASFLIQTAGLNILIDPVWSQRTSPFSFAGPKRVNPPGIRFEDLPPIDLVLLTHNHYDHLDMETLKRLHVAHKPLFITPLGNDAIIRTGVEAARIKVGDWGDVVETGSVKIHFEPCHHWSARGLNDRRMALWAAFVIETPGGKIYHIGDTGFHEGLNYHAARKKHGDFRLANLPFGAYEPRWFMKGQHQNPAEAVEGMRLCGAAHVCGHHWGTVQLTDEAVDAPLAALKVALTEQGVDESRFRPMRPGEVFDVPSA, from the coding sequence ATGAAACGTCGAAACTTCTTTCGTTTTTCCGCTCTTGGTCTGCTCGCTCTGGCGGGCGGCGGCCTCTATGCCCGCCGTTCGAACGCCAGCGCCTATTATAGCGGCCCGATCTCCGATCATTTCGACGGGGTGCGTTTCTTCAATCCCGGCGGTTCGCCGCCCGGCAATTTCATGGGCCTTTTGAAGTGGCGCTTCAATGGCGAGCGCGCCACATGGCCGGAAAGTTATCCGAGCCCTTTTCCCTTTGCAAAACCGGAAGCCCGGATCGAAGGCAGGGATATGCGCGTCACCTTCGTCGGCCATGCCTCCTTCCTTATCCAGACGGCGGGTCTGAATATTCTCATCGATCCGGTGTGGTCGCAGCGCACCAGCCCGTTCAGCTTCGCGGGTCCCAAGCGGGTCAATCCGCCCGGCATCCGTTTTGAGGACCTGCCGCCCATCGATCTGGTGCTGCTGACGCACAATCACTACGACCATCTGGACATGGAGACGCTGAAGCGCCTGCATGTGGCGCACAAGCCGCTTTTCATCACGCCGCTCGGCAATGATGCCATCATCCGCACCGGTGTCGAGGCCGCGCGTATCAAGGTGGGCGACTGGGGCGATGTGGTGGAGACAGGTTCGGTGAAAATTCATTTCGAACCGTGCCACCATTGGTCGGCCCGTGGTCTTAACGACAGGCGTATGGCGCTCTGGGCTGCCTTCGTCATCGAAACACCGGGCGGTAAAATCTACCATATAGGCGATACCGGCTTCCACGAGGGCCTCAACTATCACGCCGCACGCAAGAAGCATGGTGATTTCCGCCTCGCCAACCTGCCTTTCGGTGCTTACGAACCGCGCTGGTTCATGAAGGGCCAGCACCAGAACCCGGCGGAAGCCGTGGAGGGCATGAGGCTTTGCGGCGCGGCGCATGTCTGCGGCCATCACTGGGGCACGGTGCAGCTCACCGATGAGGCGGTGGATGCGCCGCTTGCGGCACTCAAGGTCGCATTGACCGAGCAGGGAGTGGACGAGAGCCGTTTCCGGCCGATGCGCCCCGGCGAGGTTTTCGACGTGCCTTCCGCCTGA
- the rplS gene encoding 50S ribosomal protein L19 produces MTNIIQQLEAEQAAKIEAKRTLPEFSPGDTLRVNVRVTEGNRTRVQAYEGVCIARSGGGLSESFTVRKISYGEGVERVFPIYSPLVEGVEVVRRGKVRRAKLYYLRDRRGKAARIVENTGTRARKLNESERQALADEKARLEAEKVAAAQALAAEKAAAEAAEAKAAEEAAKAAEATAE; encoded by the coding sequence ATGACCAATATCATTCAGCAGCTGGAAGCCGAACAGGCCGCCAAGATCGAAGCAAAGCGCACCCTGCCCGAGTTTTCTCCGGGCGACACCCTGCGCGTCAACGTTCGCGTGACGGAAGGTAACCGTACCCGCGTTCAGGCTTACGAAGGCGTTTGCATCGCCCGTTCCGGCGGTGGCCTTTCCGAAAGCTTCACCGTTCGCAAGATCTCCTACGGCGAAGGCGTCGAGCGCGTATTCCCGATCTACTCCCCGCTGGTCGAAGGCGTTGAAGTCGTTCGCCGCGGTAAGGTTCGCCGCGCAAAGCTCTACTACCTGCGCGACCGTCGCGGCAAGGCTGCCCGTATCGTTGAAAACACCGGTACGCGCGCGCGCAAGCTGAACGAGTCCGAGCGTCAGGCACTGGCCGACGAAAAGGCACGTCTGGAAGCCGAAAAGGTAGCAGCAGCACAGGCTCTCGCCGCCGAGAAGGCAGCAGCCGAAGCCGCAGAAGCCAAGGCAGCGGAAGAAGCAGCAAAGGCTGCGGAAGCCACAGCGGAATAA
- a CDS encoding chorismate mutase, giving the protein MNNAEVKAQLSEYRQSIDNIDAALVHILAERFRCTKAVGVLKAKYNLPPADPAREEYQIERLRRLAKDANLDPDFAEKFLNFIIKEVIRHHEAIAAEHGGNEKTA; this is encoded by the coding sequence GTGAACAATGCAGAGGTGAAAGCCCAGCTTTCCGAATATCGCCAGTCGATCGACAATATCGATGCCGCACTGGTTCACATTCTTGCCGAACGTTTCCGCTGTACCAAGGCGGTGGGCGTGCTGAAGGCAAAGTACAATTTGCCGCCGGCCGACCCGGCGCGCGAGGAATACCAGATCGAACGCCTTCGCCGTCTGGCGAAGGACGCCAATCTGGACCCGGATTTCGCCGAGAAGTTCCTGAACTTCATCATCAAGGAAGTCATCCGGCATCATGAAGCAATCGCCGCCGAACATGGCGGTAACGAAAAGACCGCCTGA
- the mtaB gene encoding tRNA (N(6)-L-threonylcarbamoyladenosine(37)-C(2))-methylthiotransferase MtaB yields MSGVEVITFGCRLNTYESEVMRAEAEKAGLNNAVLVNTCAVTGEAVRQARQAIRRARRDNPHARIIVTGCAAQTEKQTFAEMPEVDAVLGNEEKLKSTSYRALPDFGVSAEEKLRVNDIMSIKATAPQMVKHIDGHVRAFIQVQNGCDHRCTFCIIPYGRGNSRSVPMGAVVDQARRLTESGYREIVLTGVDATSYGADLPGEPSLGYLGKTLLKQVPDILRLRLSSIDSIEADHHLMDLIADEPRFMPHLHLSLQHGDDMILKRMKRRHSRADAIRFCRDVRSLRPDIAFGADMIAGFPTETEEMFENAATLAEECGISSLHVFPYSPRAGTPAARMPQLDRVLVKERAARLRARGEALRLTHLQGMVGSVQTILVENNGFAHTNNFTLVEAPDLLPRTLAQVAITGHNGKHLNMKLLAADAA; encoded by the coding sequence ATGAGCGGCGTCGAGGTCATAACCTTCGGCTGTCGTCTCAACACCTATGAATCGGAAGTGATGCGGGCGGAGGCCGAAAAGGCCGGGCTCAACAATGCCGTGCTGGTCAATACCTGCGCCGTGACGGGCGAGGCGGTGCGTCAGGCACGTCAGGCCATCCGCCGTGCACGGCGCGACAATCCGCATGCGCGCATCATCGTCACCGGCTGCGCCGCCCAGACCGAGAAACAGACCTTTGCCGAAATGCCCGAGGTGGATGCGGTGCTGGGCAATGAGGAAAAGCTGAAAAGCACTTCCTATCGTGCGCTGCCCGATTTTGGCGTCTCGGCGGAAGAAAAGCTGCGCGTCAACGACATCATGAGCATCAAGGCGACCGCGCCGCAGATGGTCAAGCACATTGACGGGCATGTGCGCGCCTTCATTCAGGTGCAGAATGGCTGCGATCATCGCTGCACCTTCTGCATCATTCCCTATGGGCGCGGTAATTCCCGCTCCGTGCCGATGGGTGCGGTGGTGGATCAGGCGCGCAGGCTGACGGAAAGCGGCTATCGCGAAATCGTGCTGACCGGCGTGGATGCCACGAGCTATGGCGCGGACTTGCCCGGCGAACCTTCCCTCGGTTACCTCGGCAAGACATTGCTGAAGCAGGTGCCTGATATTCTACGCCTGCGCCTTTCCTCGATCGACAGTATCGAGGCCGACCACCATCTGATGGATCTGATTGCCGATGAGCCGCGTTTCATGCCGCATCTGCATCTCTCTCTTCAGCATGGTGACGACATGATCCTGAAACGCATGAAACGCCGCCATTCACGGGCCGATGCCATTCGTTTCTGTCGCGACGTGCGGTCGCTTCGGCCGGATATCGCCTTCGGGGCGGATATGATCGCCGGTTTCCCGACCGAGACGGAGGAGATGTTCGAAAATGCCGCCACACTTGCGGAAGAATGCGGCATTTCCAGCCTGCATGTGTTTCCCTACAGCCCGCGTGCCGGCACGCCGGCGGCCCGCATGCCGCAGCTCGACCGGGTACTGGTGAAGGAGCGGGCGGCAAGGCTCCGTGCCCGCGGTGAGGCTCTGAGGCTCACGCATCTGCAAGGTATGGTCGGTTCGGTGCAGACGATCCTCGTGGAAAACAACGGTTTTGCCCATACGAACAATTTCACGCTGGTGGAGGCGCCTGATCTTCTCCCGCGCACTCTTGCGCAGGTTGCGATTACCGGCCACAACGGCAAACATCTGAACATGAAGCTTCTGGCGGCGGACGCGGCCTGA
- a CDS encoding sulfite exporter TauE/SafE family protein gives MSIFIILMLFVTGFLSGVVNAIAGGGTFLTFGAMTLAGLPPIVANATSAIVQFPGYITSVIAYGPEIRAHWREAILLSGVSIVGGLAGSLLLLSLDNPSFRQLVPWLLLAATAVFAAGPWLRPKASAERSPGNLQSLVFQGLASVYGGFFGAGMGIMMLAILGITSGGSYHHLNALKNLLSVVIAVIAITIFVGGGVVSWWAALIMFPAAALGGYAGVHTARRVPQWIIRWLVIAVGLVLTAYYFVSA, from the coding sequence ATGTCCATATTCATTATTCTCATGCTGTTTGTCACCGGCTTTCTGTCGGGTGTCGTCAATGCGATCGCCGGTGGCGGCACTTTCCTGACCTTCGGAGCGATGACGCTGGCTGGCCTGCCACCCATCGTCGCCAACGCCACGTCCGCCATCGTGCAGTTTCCGGGTTACATCACCTCCGTCATCGCCTACGGGCCGGAAATCCGCGCCCATTGGCGCGAGGCGATCCTTCTGTCGGGCGTTTCAATCGTCGGCGGGCTGGCCGGATCGCTTCTGCTTTTGTCGCTCGACAATCCCTCCTTCCGCCAGCTCGTGCCGTGGCTGCTTCTCGCTGCAACCGCCGTTTTCGCTGCCGGCCCGTGGCTGCGGCCGAAAGCGAGCGCCGAACGTTCGCCCGGCAATCTGCAGAGCCTCGTCTTTCAGGGTCTCGCTTCCGTCTATGGCGGGTTTTTCGGTGCCGGCATGGGCATCATGATGCTGGCCATCCTCGGAATAACCTCGGGCGGCAGCTATCATCATCTGAATGCGCTGAAGAACCTCTTGTCCGTCGTGATCGCCGTCATCGCAATCACGATCTTCGTCGGCGGCGGTGTCGTTTCCTGGTGGGCGGCGCTCATCATGTTCCCTGCGGCCGCACTTGGCGGTTATGCGGGCGTGCATACGGCACGGCGGGTGCCGCAGTGGATCATCCGCTGGCTGGTGATCGCCGTCGGGCTGGTGCTGACGGCCTATTATTTCGTTTCGGCCTGA
- the trmD gene encoding tRNA (guanosine(37)-N1)-methyltransferase TrmD: MTFKATVLTLYPEMFPGHLQYSLAGKALERGQWSLEAVQIREFATDRHRSVDDTPAGGGAGMVLKPDVLAAAIDHVSDGDTRPRLLMSPRGKPLSQNRVRELAAGEGAIIVCGRFEGVDQRVIEARGLEEVSIGDYILSGGEPAALTLLDAVVRILPGVMGNDLSGVHESFEGGLLEHPHYTRPQIWEGRDIPAVLTSGNHAVIDRWRHEQALKLTHERRPDLLVKAQAETK; the protein is encoded by the coding sequence ATGACCTTCAAGGCGACCGTGCTGACGCTCTACCCGGAAATGTTTCCGGGGCATCTCCAATATTCACTGGCTGGCAAGGCGCTGGAGCGGGGGCAATGGTCGCTGGAGGCTGTGCAGATCCGCGAATTCGCCACCGACAGGCACCGAAGCGTCGATGACACGCCGGCAGGCGGCGGCGCTGGCATGGTCCTGAAGCCCGATGTTCTGGCTGCGGCCATCGACCATGTTTCGGATGGCGATACGCGGCCCCGTCTCCTTATGAGCCCACGCGGCAAACCACTATCGCAGAACCGTGTGCGTGAACTCGCAGCCGGGGAAGGCGCGATCATCGTCTGCGGCCGTTTCGAAGGTGTCGACCAGCGCGTCATCGAGGCACGCGGGCTGGAGGAAGTGTCGATCGGCGATTACATTCTCTCCGGCGGTGAGCCGGCGGCGCTGACGCTTCTTGACGCCGTCGTCCGCATCCTGCCGGGCGTCATGGGCAACGATCTTTCCGGCGTGCATGAGAGCTTCGAGGGCGGGTTGCTGGAACATCCGCACTATACCCGCCCGCAGATCTGGGAAGGCCGCGATATTCCCGCCGTCCTCACCTCCGGCAACCACGCCGTCATCGACAGGTGGCGTCACGAACAGGCGCTGAAGCTGACGCATGAAAGACGCCCGGACCTTCTGGTAAAGGCTCAGGCCGAAACGAAATAA
- the ftsY gene encoding signal recognition particle-docking protein FtsY codes for MALGFIKKVFSFGKDKAETDERPQEDAAPERGNENASFEAALSEAEAHNPVDEDPVSELEMETAGGPAPDETLDAVLSEEEDEEDAPLLPGAELSGDMGVVPLSLLQAEAAAEEQAEPLPEAVLDADAMDALLDEAESADAAELPVVPQALPKGFSSASEREEPVAEAPQPKLSWFQRLRAGLARTSSQLTTQISALFTKRKLDEDTLDELEDLLIQSDLGVETAMRITGALSSERYGKDVSGEDVARIMAGEITKVLKPVAKPLELDLSHKPHVILVVGVNGTGKTTTIGKLAAKLSGSGLKVMLAAGDTFRAAAIEQLKIWADRTGSQFIGTKLGADASGLAYDAYEQARAQKSDVLIIDTAGRLQNKTELMAELEKIVRVLGKLDPDAPHTVLQTLDATTGQNAMNQVEIFRNVAGVSGLIMTKLDGTARGGILVAIAAKHKLPVYFIGVGEGVDDLEPFEAEDFAKAIAGV; via the coding sequence ATGGCCCTCGGCTTCATCAAAAAAGTCTTTTCGTTCGGCAAGGACAAGGCCGAAACGGACGAGCGGCCGCAAGAGGACGCCGCGCCCGAGCGTGGCAATGAAAACGCCTCCTTCGAAGCGGCACTGAGCGAGGCCGAAGCGCATAACCCTGTCGATGAGGATCCCGTTTCCGAACTGGAGATGGAGACAGCGGGCGGACCGGCGCCGGACGAGACGTTGGATGCGGTCCTTTCCGAAGAAGAAGACGAAGAGGACGCACCGCTTCTGCCCGGTGCCGAGCTTTCCGGCGACATGGGTGTGGTGCCGCTGTCGCTGTTGCAGGCGGAAGCCGCTGCCGAAGAGCAGGCCGAGCCTTTGCCGGAAGCCGTGCTTGATGCTGATGCGATGGATGCGCTGCTCGATGAGGCGGAGTCGGCAGATGCAGCCGAGCTCCCTGTCGTGCCGCAGGCTTTGCCGAAGGGCTTTTCATCAGCAAGCGAGCGTGAAGAGCCTGTCGCCGAAGCACCGCAACCGAAGCTCAGCTGGTTTCAGCGCCTGCGGGCCGGGCTCGCCCGCACGTCGTCGCAGCTGACCACGCAGATTTCGGCGCTTTTCACCAAGCGCAAGCTGGACGAGGACACGCTTGATGAGCTGGAAGATCTGCTCATCCAGTCCGACCTCGGCGTCGAGACCGCCATGCGTATCACCGGCGCCCTGTCTTCGGAACGTTATGGCAAGGATGTGAGCGGCGAGGATGTGGCGCGCATCATGGCGGGCGAGATCACCAAGGTCCTGAAGCCTGTGGCCAAGCCGCTGGAGCTTGATCTTTCGCACAAGCCGCATGTCATTCTCGTCGTCGGCGTGAACGGCACCGGCAAGACGACGACCATCGGCAAGCTTGCCGCCAAGCTCTCGGGCTCGGGCCTCAAGGTGATGCTGGCGGCGGGCGATACGTTCCGCGCCGCGGCGATCGAGCAGCTCAAGATCTGGGCCGATCGCACCGGTTCGCAATTCATCGGCACCAAGCTCGGCGCGGATGCCTCGGGTCTGGCTTATGACGCCTATGAGCAGGCGCGGGCGCAGAAAAGCGACGTTCTCATCATCGATACGGCCGGCCGTCTGCAGAACAAGACGGAACTGATGGCGGAGCTGGAAAAGATCGTGCGCGTGCTCGGCAAGCTCGATCCGGATGCGCCGCATACCGTGTTGCAGACGCTGGATGCGACGACGGGGCAGAACGCCATGAACCAGGTGGAAATATTCCGCAATGTCGCGGGGGTTTCGGGCCTGATTATGACAAAATTGGATGGCACGGCGCGGGGCGGTATCCTCGTCGCCATCGCTGCCAAACACAAGCTGCCGGTCTATTTCATCGGTGTGGGTGAAGGTGTGGATGATCTGGAGCCCTTCGAGGCGGAAGATTTCGCCAAGGCCATTGCGGGAGTTTGA
- the rpsP gene encoding 30S ribosomal protein S16, translating into MALKIRLARGGSKKRPYYQIVVADARSPRDGRFLEKVGSWNPMLGKDNPQRVELKADLIKEWIAKGAQPTDRVLRFLAEAGLAERAARSNPEKAKPGKRALERIAEKKQKAEDAAAAAAEASAAE; encoded by the coding sequence ATGGCACTTAAAATTCGTCTCGCACGCGGTGGTTCCAAGAAGCGCCCGTATTACCAGATCGTCGTTGCAGACGCCCGTTCGCCCCGCGACGGCCGTTTCCTCGAGAAGGTCGGTTCCTGGAACCCGATGCTCGGCAAGGACAACCCGCAGCGCGTTGAGCTGAAGGCTGACCTCATCAAGGAATGGATCGCCAAGGGCGCACAGCCGACCGACCGCGTTCTGCGCTTCCTCGCCGAAGCCGGCCTTGCCGAGCGCGCCGCTCGCAGCAACCCGGAAAAGGCAAAGCCGGGCAAGCGCGCTCTCGAGCGTATCGCTGAAAAGAAGCAGAAGGCTGAAGATGCAGCCGCTGCTGCTGCGGAAGCCTCTGCTGCAGAATAA
- the ffh gene encoding signal recognition particle protein, whose translation MFENLQDRLGSILNGLTGRGALTEADVAAALREVRRALLEADVALEVVRSFTDRVREKAVGAAVLKSIKPGQMVVKIVHDELVEMLGTEGVSIDLNAPAPVVIMMVGLQGSGKTTTTGKIAKRLTDREKKKVLMASLDTRRPAAQEQLRQLGVQTGVDTLPVIAGQSPTDIAARAVQAAKLGGHDVVILDTAGRTHIDEPLMLEMADIKKKSNPHEILLVADSLTGQDAVNLARNFDERVGITGLVLTRMDGDGRGGAALSMRAVTGKPIKLIGIGERMNELDEFHPRRIADRILGMGDIVSLVEKAAENIDAEKARAMAEKMAKGKFDLNDLADQLGQMKKMGGMGGIMGLMPGMAGMKDKMASAGMNDKMFDRQIAIISSMTKAERANPDILKHSRKKRIAAGSGTDAAEINKLLKMHRGMADMMKAMGGKGKGGIMKQMMGGLAGKMGLGGMGGGMPDLSNIDPKQLEALQKQAEAAGLGKPGAMPGLGGMPGGLPGLGGAKLPGLGGMPGLPGFPKKK comes from the coding sequence ATGTTTGAAAACCTCCAGGACCGCCTTGGTTCCATTCTGAATGGACTGACCGGCCGTGGCGCGCTGACGGAAGCCGATGTTGCTGCCGCCCTGCGCGAGGTTCGCCGTGCGCTTTTGGAAGCGGACGTGGCGCTGGAAGTCGTGCGTTCCTTCACCGACAGGGTGCGTGAAAAGGCCGTTGGTGCCGCCGTCCTGAAGTCCATCAAGCCTGGCCAGATGGTCGTCAAGATCGTACATGACGAGCTTGTCGAAATGCTCGGCACCGAAGGCGTCTCCATCGACCTCAACGCCCCCGCCCCCGTCGTCATCATGATGGTGGGTCTGCAGGGCTCGGGCAAGACCACGACCACCGGCAAGATCGCCAAGCGCCTGACCGACCGCGAGAAGAAGAAGGTGCTGATGGCATCTCTCGACACGCGTCGTCCGGCCGCACAGGAACAGCTTCGCCAGCTGGGCGTCCAGACCGGCGTCGACACGCTGCCGGTCATCGCCGGCCAGTCGCCGACCGATATCGCCGCACGCGCGGTGCAGGCGGCAAAGCTTGGCGGCCATGACGTCGTCATTCTCGATACCGCCGGCCGCACCCATATCGACGAACCCTTGATGCTGGAAATGGCCGACATCAAGAAGAAGTCCAACCCGCATGAAATCCTGCTGGTGGCGGATTCGCTGACCGGTCAGGACGCCGTCAATCTGGCGCGCAATTTCGATGAGCGCGTCGGCATCACCGGTCTCGTGCTCACCCGTATGGATGGTGACGGTCGCGGCGGTGCGGCGCTGTCCATGCGTGCCGTCACCGGCAAGCCGATCAAGCTGATCGGTATCGGCGAGCGCATGAACGAACTCGACGAGTTCCATCCGCGCCGTATCGCCGACCGTATTCTCGGCATGGGCGACATCGTTTCGCTGGTCGAAAAGGCCGCCGAAAACATCGATGCGGAAAAAGCCCGCGCCATGGCCGAGAAGATGGCCAAGGGCAAGTTCGACCTCAACGATCTCGCCGATCAGCTTGGCCAGATGAAGAAGATGGGCGGCATGGGCGGCATCATGGGGCTGATGCCCGGCATGGCCGGCATGAAGGACAAGATGGCTTCGGCCGGCATGAACGACAAGATGTTCGACCGCCAGATCGCCATCATCTCGTCCATGACCAAGGCCGAGCGCGCCAACCCGGATATTCTGAAACACAGCCGCAAGAAGCGCATCGCCGCCGGTTCCGGCACGGATGCCGCCGAAATCAACAAGCTCCTGAAAATGCATCGCGGCATGGCCGACATGATGAAGGCGATGGGCGGCAAGGGCAAAGGCGGCATCATGAAGCAGATGATGGGCGGCCTTGCCGGCAAGATGGGTCTTGGCGGCATGGGGGGCGGCATGCCCGATCTGTCGAACATCGATCCGAAGCAGCTCGAGGCGCTCCAGAAGCAGGCGGAAGCAGCCGGTCTCGGCAAGCCGGGCGCCATGCCCGGTCTTGGTGGCATGCCGGGTGGTTTGCCGGGTCTCGGCGGAGCCAAGCTGCCGGGTCTCGGCGGCATGCCGGGCCTGCCCGGCTTTCCGAAAAAGAAGTGA
- a CDS encoding transporter substrate-binding domain-containing protein: protein MIARRPLLAAFAALAMAPAFASAADLPDLKGRTVVVVTENAYPPLQFIDPKSGEAIGWEYDAMKEIARRLNFKLEYQNISWDAMIQAVSAGQYDIGMTGISIKDDRKEKVDFSAPYMRSEMFMLVRADETRFTDAKSFAAFEKGLVGAQAGTTPFYTAVYDVLDGNEQNPRLRLMETFGASVQALKTGDVDLVLTDGVAGKGYVDASNGTLKLIGEPLGGDDFGFIFKKGSDLVAPVNAAIAALKADGTFTALDKKWFLDYKLGE, encoded by the coding sequence ATGATCGCCAGACGTCCGCTTCTCGCCGCCTTTGCCGCCCTGGCCATGGCGCCCGCTTTTGCCAGCGCCGCCGATCTGCCGGACCTGAAGGGAAGAACCGTCGTTGTGGTTACGGAAAACGCCTATCCGCCGCTGCAATTCATCGACCCCAAATCCGGCGAGGCCATCGGCTGGGAATATGACGCGATGAAAGAAATCGCGCGAAGGCTGAATTTCAAGCTGGAATATCAGAACATCTCCTGGGATGCGATGATCCAGGCCGTGTCGGCCGGCCAATACGACATCGGCATGACCGGCATCAGCATCAAGGACGACCGCAAGGAGAAGGTGGATTTCTCCGCACCCTATATGCGCTCGGAGATGTTCATGCTGGTACGGGCCGACGAGACCCGCTTCACGGATGCGAAGAGTTTCGCCGCCTTCGAGAAAGGCCTGGTCGGCGCACAGGCCGGCACGACGCCCTTCTACACTGCCGTTTACGATGTTCTCGATGGTAATGAACAGAACCCGCGCCTGCGGCTGATGGAAACCTTCGGTGCCAGCGTCCAGGCATTGAAGACCGGCGATGTCGATCTGGTGCTGACCGACGGCGTTGCCGGCAAGGGTTATGTCGATGCCTCGAACGGCACGCTGAAACTGATCGGCGAGCCATTGGGCGGAGATGATTTCGGCTTCATCTTCAAGAAGGGCTCCGATCTCGTTGCCCCGGTCAATGCCGCAATTGCGGCACTGAAGGCGGACGGAACCTTTACCGCCCTCGATAAGAAATGGTTCCTCGACTACAAGCTCGGCGAATGA